Part of the Heterodontus francisci isolate sHetFra1 chromosome 7, sHetFra1.hap1, whole genome shotgun sequence genome is shown below.
GAGCTTTCAGGGGTGAAGTTAGGGAACACTTCTGCATGCAAAGTgtgttagaagtttggaacttgCTTCCATAAatagcagttgatgctagatcaatgttaattttaaatctgacattaatagatctttgttaaccaaagatattaagggatatggggcaaaggcagatatatagagttaggtcacagatcagccatgatctcattgcatgGTGGAACTGGCTTGCGGGGgtaaatggccaactcctagaataatagaaacttacagcatagaaggtggccattcaaccctttgtgcttgTGTCAGCTCTTCGAAAGAGTCCCACACCCACTTCTtgtttgtaagcctgtaagttTCTCattctcataggaacataggagcaggagtaggccattcatcccttcgagcctgctccaccattcacgatCATGTTTGGtcgtctacttcaacaccatattcctgtattatccccatatcccttgatgtctttagCACCTaggaatctatcgatctctgtcttgaacttactcagtgactgagcttcaacCAGCCTCTCGgacagacaattccaaagattcaccactctctgagtgaagaagttccttcctcatctcagtcctaaatggcttgccctttattctgagattgtgtcccctggttctagaccccacagctaGGGGACACACCCCTTCTGCATCTATCCGGTCtacccctttaagaattttgtaagtttctgtgagatcacctctcgttcttctaaacaccagagattacaggcccagtcgcctcaatctctcctcatagggcaattccaccatcccaggattcagtctggtgaacctccgctgcactccctctatggcaagtatatctttctcaGGCAAGAAGACCAGAATTGCACACGATATTCCTGGTTTGGCCTCATCAATgcactatacaattgaagcaaggcttctttgctcctgtactcaaatcctctggcGATAAAGGCTAACCTACTGTTTGTCTCCCcagttgcttgctgtgcctgcatgctagcttttagtgagttATGAACAAGGGCACCTAGGTCCTTTTGGAAATCAACATTttccaatctttcaccatttaagaaatactctgcccctccgttcctcctaccaaagtggataacctcatacttatccacattatattccatctgccatgttcttgcccactcactcagcctgtccaaatccccttgaagcctctttgcatcttccttacaactcacattcccacttagttttgtgtcatccgcaaacttggaaatattacaattggtccccacatccaaatcattgatatagattgtgaacagttggggcccaagcactgatctttgcggtatcccactggtcacagcctgccaacgcgagagtgacccatttatttctactctctgctttctgcctgttacccaatcctcaattcatgctaatatattgcccccaatctcatgtgctttaattttgcttagtaagCTATGTGGGCCttgatcaaaagctttctgaaagtccaactacaccatatccactggttcccccttattcaTTCTGctagtatacaatggatggtaggactctagggagtacagagggaccttggtgaacttgtccatagatcactgaaggcagcagcacaggtagataaggtggttaggaaggcatatgagatacttgcctttattagccaaggcatagaatataagagcagggaggttatgatggagctgtataaaacgctagttaggccacagctggagtactgtgtacagttctgggcaccacactataggaaggatgtgattgcactggagagggtgcagaggagattgaccaggatgttgcctgggctggagcatttcagctatgaagagagactgggtaggctcgggttgttttacttagactggacatttaaaaggtttctccccagtgtgaacccgctggtgtgtcaGTAGGTGGGATGAAATAGTGAATCTCTTCCCATACATGGAGcagatgaggggggacctgattgaggtatacaaaatcatgaggggcatagataggaagaaactttttccgtagcaatggtgtcaataaccagggggcatagatttaagggaaggggagaGGATTTAAGAGAGGAATGGtagcggcaggaaccctcataacatttaagaagtatttagatgagcacttgaaacgccatagccagggctgtgggccaagtgctggaaaatgggattagaatagataagtgcttgatgactggcacggacacaatgggccaaagggccagtttctgtgctgtataactctatcactctatttGGCTTTAAGGTgctttttttgtgacaaattgagcagcaccatcttaatTACTGCTGAGACATTGCAGACGTTTCAGTGGATGAAGCTgcttttgcacatgtgccagtactgcaccatctagtggttgcgttgtcagcaaacacagtctAAAATCAATGTTTCTTTCCTGGTCACTAGGAGACCCTGAAGCACGCCCACTCTCTGTTCTGACCCCactaattaccagattcattcaactCAATTTCACAACCTGTCTTTGTGTTTTGTGGGATCTCTCTTACTCCCATTTTCATGTTTTAAATTAATtcattttacagggtattagaagggagCCTTTGACCATGGAAGCAAAAAGCACTGTTCACAGCGTGGAGAAACCGTACACATGTTCTGTATGTGGACGAAgcttcagccgatcatctggcctgttgaaacacaagtgcagtcacactagGGAGAAGCTTTGGAAATGCGAAGACTGTGAGAAGGAattcaattacccatcccagctggaaactcatcggcgcattcacactggggagaggccattcacctgttccgtgtgtgggaagagattcactatttcatcccacctgctgacacaccagcgagttcacactggggagaaaccttTTAAATGTCCAGTCTGTGGGATATGCTATAAAAGTTCTGAGGAACTGAtttcccatcaacgtgttcacactgatgaAAGACCATTCAGGTGCTCTCACTGTGGGACTGGGTTCAGGCGATCAGGCGACCTCACTGTGCACCagcgtattcacactggggagagaccgttcacctgctccgtgtgtgggaagggattcacacgTTCATCCCATCTGCTGGCACACCGACGAGTTCATACTGATGAgcgaccttttaaatgtccagactgtgggaattgctaCAAAAGTTCAGATGAACTGATGTCCCATAAACGTGTCCACACTGACAAGAGAtcgttcaggtgctctcactgcgggactgggttcaggcgatCAGGCGACCTCACAGTACACCAGCGAgtgcacactggggagaggccattcacctgctctgtttgtgggaagggattcattcagtcatccgccctgctgacgcaccagcgagttcacaccggggtGAAACCTTTTAAATGTTCAGACTGTGAGAATTGCTATAAAAGTTCTCAGGAACTGAAGTCCCACCAACATGTTCACACTAACAAGAGACCGTTCAGGTGTTCTCATTGCGGGACTGGGTTCAGACGatcatctgaactcactgtacaccagcgggttcataccggggagaggccattcacctgctcagtgtgtgggaagagattcactattTCATCcaatctgctgagacaccagcgagttcacactggggtgaAATCTTTttaaatgtccagactgtgggaattACCATTAAAGTTCCTGGGACC
Proteins encoded:
- the LOC137372355 gene encoding zinc finger protein 229-like, with amino-acid sequence MEAKSTVHSVEKPYTCSVCGRSFSRSSGLLKHKCSHTREKLWKCEDCEKEFNYPSQLETHRRIHTGERPFTCSVCGKRFTISSHLLTHQRVHTGEKPFKCPVCGICYKSSEELISHQRVHTDERPFRCSHCGTGFRRSGDLTVHQRIHTGERPFTCSVCGKGFTRSSHLLAHRRVHTDERPFKCPDCGNCYKSSDELMSHKRVHTDKRSFRCSHCGTGFRRSGDLTVHQRVHTGERPFTCSVCGKGFIQSSALLTHQRVHTGVKPFKCSDCENCYKSSQELKSHQHVHTNKRPFRCSHCGTGFRRSSELTVHQRVHTGERPFTCSVCGKRFTISSNLLRHQRVHTGVKSF